The following proteins are encoded in a genomic region of Plasmodium sp. gorilla clade G2 genome assembly, chromosome: 2:
- a CDS encoding DNA-directed RNA polymerase II subunit RPB2, putative, protein MAVKIEAPYFTNDFVKTEQMSDNDKDPNEQITEDDSWVVIGSFFGSHGLVNQQIESYNDFIEYRMQEIIDEHPKIEIRPQPQYRSDRDESDSIIYSLKFGQLSLDRPFYDEKNLSNKNLWPQEARLRNLTYSSAIYIDIEQSTYIIDEATKKPVLKEKFIYERINLGRIPLMLKSMFCWTRGLPENEIADMGECSYDQGGYFIVNGGEKVLVAQERMANNFIYVFKKKQPSKFGWVAEIRSQMERSQATSGFTVKMKTRGGGSQYGSNKTGGQLVATLPYIRTEISVGILFRALGCTSDRDILQRIVYDFNDKLMINALRETLEECIDYPTQDVCLDFIGKRGPTVGASREKRILYAKELLRKEVLPHMGTNPGVESKKSYFIGYMINRLLLAELGRIKEDDRDHFGKKRLDIAGPLMASSFSTYFRKMAKDVRRVLQRQIDNNKPFDVAGAIRSCSQITQGMQYQLATGNWGKDKDGKVIRTGVAQVLNRLTYSSCLSHLRRLNTPLGREGKMAKPRQLHNTHWGMICPFETPEGQSVGLVKNLSLMCDISVGTSTNNIYEFLTEWGLESLDEVPPELMKEKVKLFLNGKWVGCFNQIDNLIETLYELRRRCDISPEASIVRDVNSKEIKIFTDSGRAMRPLYVVKNINGENKLRLTKEHVNNIEKYPETYNWDYLIQEGIIEYIDCEEEETTMISMFIDDLKTGTGYYNNFTHCEIHPSLILGVCASIIPFSDHNQSPRNTYQSAMGKQAMGIYVTNFNIRLDTLAHLLYYPQKPLVCTKAMEYLRFRELPAGINAIVAIMCYTGYNQEDSLIMNQSSIDRGLFRSVFYRTYTSEEKQQGSLIIESFEKPSVRVVKNLKRGDYTKLDDDGLIAPGIRVLGDDIIIGKVSPNIDDEDDIIIEKRNTSNSSIQIYNKDSISHNNSTNNNINNIRSSISSNLSFASNLGSSNVLDTLPDSPINNTYNNINTNININSSNNSIHGAPSVTSSTPSSTTIFSSGHTAGSSNSNAKYGTTIVSSSKDDTEIPTLTISSTNVLKQYKKDCSLSLRSNENGVIDTVMLSSNSRGNKFAKVKVRSVRIPQIGDKFASRHGQKGTIGITYRTEDMPFSSLGIFPDIIMNPHAVPSRMTIGHLVECLTGKVAAIEGGEGDATPFSKITVQEISQKLHNLGYEKYGNEMLYNGHNGRMLKSKIFIGPTYYQRLKHMVEDKIHARSRGPLTMITRQPTEGRSRDGGLRFGEMERDCMISHGSAKMLKERLFEESDAYRVHVCDNCGLCCIADINKNAYECTVCNSKTNISQIYLPYACKLLFQELMTMAIYPKLVLEDV, encoded by the exons atggcTGTAAAAATTGAAGCGCCATATTTTACGAACGATTTTGTAAAAACAg AACAAATGAGCGATAATGATAAAGACCCTAATGAACAGATTACTGAAGATGACAGCTGGGTTGTGATTGGATCGTTTTTTGGAAGTCACGGTTTGGTAAATCAACAGATTGAAAGCTACAACGATTTTATTGAATACCGTATGCAAGAAATTATCGATGAACATCCAAAGATAGAAATAAGACCACAACCTCAATATCGAAGTGATAGAGATGAGAGTGatagtataatatattctttaaaatttGGTCAGTTATCTTTAGATAGACCATTTTATGATGAGAAGAATTTATCAAATAAGAATTTATGGCCACAAGAAGCGAGATTAAGGAATTTAACATATTCTTCAgcaatatatattgatattgaACAGTCGACTTATATTATAGATGAAGCTACAAAGAAACCTGTATTGAAAGAAaagtttatatatgaaagaaTAAATTTAGGTAGAATACCTTTAATGCTTAAATCTATGTTTTGTTGGACTCGAGGATTACCAGAAAATGAAATTGCTGATATGGGTGAATGTTCTTATGACCAAGGTGGTTATTTTATTGTGAATGGTGGTGAAAAAGTTCTTGTTGCACAAGAAAGAATGgctaataattttatttatgtttttaaaaaaaagcaaCCTTCTAAATTTGGATGGGTTGCTGAAATTCGATCACAAATGGAACGTTCACAAGCTACTTCAGGATTTACtgtaaaaatgaaaacaagAGGTGGTGGTTCACAATATGGTAGTAATAAAACAGGTGGGCAATTAGTTGCTACCTTACCTTATATTAGAACAGAAATATCTGTAGGTATATTATTTAGAGCTTTAGGTTGTACATCAGATCGTGATATATTACAAAGAATTGTATATGATTTTAATGATAAATTAATGATTAATGCTTTAAGAGAAACTTTAGAAGAATGTATAGATTATCCAACACAAGATGTTTGTTTAGATTTCATTGGAAAAAGAGGACCAACTGTTGGAGCTTCTAGAGAAAAAAGAATTCTATATGCTAAAGAATTATTACGTAAAGAAGTATTACCACATATGGGAACAAATCCAGGTGTGGAAAGTAAAAAATCATATTTTATTGGATATATGATTAATAGATTATTATTAGCCGAATTGGGTAGAATTAAAGAAGATGATCGAGATCATTTCGGTAAGAAAAGATTAGATATTGCTGGACCATTAATGGCTAGTAGTTTTTCTACTTATTTTAGAAAAATGGCTAAAGATGTTAGAAGAGTGTTACAAAGAcaaattgataataataaacctTTCGATGTTGCTGGTGCTATACGTAGTTGTTCACAGATTACACAAGGGATGCAATACCAGCTAGCTACTGGAAATTGGGGAAAGGATAAAGATGGAAAAGTTATAAGAACAGGGGTTGCACAAGTATTAAATAGATTAACATATTCTTCATGTTTATCACATTTAAGACGATTAAATACACCCTTAGGTAGAGAAGGGAAAATGGCTAAACCTAGACAATTACATAATACACATTGGGGTATGATATGTCCATTTGAAACACCAGAAGGACAATCAGTTGGTTTAGtaaaaaatttatcattAATGTGTGATATAAGTGTAGGAACatcaacaaataatatatatgaatttttaaCAGAATGGGGATTAGAATCATTAGATGAAGTTCCTCCTGAATTAATGAAAGAAAAAgtgaaattatttttaaatgggAAATGGGTAGGATGTTTTAATCAAATAGATAATTTAATAGAAacattatatgaattaagAAGACGATGTGATATATCACCTGAAGCATCTATAGTAAGAGATGTAAACagtaaagaaataaaaatttttacaGATTCTGGTCGAGCTATGAGACCTTTATATGttgttaaaaatataaatggtgaaaataaattaagatTAACAAAAGAAcatgttaataatatagaaaaatatccAGAAACATATAATTGGGATTATCTTATACAAGAAGGTATTATTGAATATATTGATtgtgaagaagaagaaacaACTATGATAAGTATGTTTATTGATGATTTAAAAACAGGAACtggttattataataattttacacATTGTGAAATACATccatcattaatattaggAGTTTGTGCATCTATAATTCCTTTTAGTGATCATAATCAAAGTCCTCGTAATACTTATCAAAGTGCTATGGGAAAACAAGCTATGGGAATATATGTAactaattttaatattagatTAGATACATTAgctcatttattatattacccACAAAAACCATTAGTATGTACAAAGGCTATGGAATATTTACGTTTTAGAGAACTCCCAGCTGGTATTAATGCAATTGTAGCTATTATGTGTTATACAGGTTATAATCAAGAAGATAGTTTGATTATGAACCAATCTTCTATTGATCGTGGTTTATTTAGAAGTGTATTTTATCGTACTTATACTAGTGAAGAAAAACAACAAGGTAGTTTAATTATTGAATCTTTTGAAAAACCATCAGTACGAGTAGTTAAGAATTTAAAAAGAGGTGATTATACAAAATTAGATGATGATGGATTAATAGCTCCAGGAATTCGTGTTTTAGGAGATGATATCATAATTGGAAAGGTATCACCAAATattgatgatgaagatgatataataattgaAAAGAGAAATACATCTAATAGTagtattcaaatatataacaaagaTTCCATATCTCATAATAATagtactaataataatattaataatattagaaGTAGTATAAGTAGTAATCTTTCCTTTGCTTCAAATTTGGGATCATCAAACGTGTTAGATACATTACCAGATTCTCCTATAAACAACacctataataatattaatactaatattaatattaatagtagtaataattcAATACATGGTGCTCCTAGTGTTACTTCATCTACTCCATCCAGTACCACAATATTTAGTAGTGGACATACAGCAGGGAGCTCAAATAGTAATGCAAAATATGGGACAACAATAGTTAGTAGTTCAAAAGATGATACAGAAATTCCTACCTTGACCATAAGTTCTACAAATGtattaaaacaatataaaaaagattgTTCTTTAAGTTTAAGATCAAATGAAAATGGTGTTATAGATACTGTTATGTTATCATCAAATAGTAGAGGAAATAAATTTGCAAAGGTTAAAGTACGTTCAGTACGTATACCACAAATTGGTGATAAATTCGCTAGTAGACATGGACAAAAGGGTACTATTGGTATTACATATAGAACAGAAGATATGCCATTTAGTTCACTTGGTATTTTTCctgatattattatgaaccCACATGCAGTTCCTTCTCGTATGACTATTGGACATTTGGTTGAATGCTTAACAGGAAAAGTTGCAGCCATTGAAGGAGGAGAAGGTGATGCTACACCTTTTTCTAAAATAACAGTTCAAGAAATTTCACAAAAATTACATAATCTTggttatgaaaaatatggaaatgaaatgttatataatgGACATAATGGAAGAATGCTAAAGTCCAAAATTTTTATTGGACCAACATATTATCAAAGATTAAAACATATGGTTGAAGATAAAATACATGCAAGAAGTAGAGGACCATTAACTATGATTACAAGACAACCAACAGAAGGAAGATCAAGAGATGGTGGTCTAAGATTTGGAGAAATGGAAAGAGATTGTATGATATCACATGGATCGGCCAAAATGTTAAAAGAAAGATTATTTGAAGAAAGTGATGCATATCGTGTACATGTATGTGATAATTGTGGTTTATGTTGTATTGCTGATATTAACAAAAATGCATATGAATGTACTGTTTGTAATAGTAAAACAAACATATCACAAATTTATTTACCATATGCATGTAAATTGTTATTCCAAGAATTAATGACAATGGCTATCTACCCAAAACTGGTTCTAGAAgatgtataa
- a CDS encoding origin recognition complex subunit 5 produces MYKIKNNESDINSDDCNETAQECIYGFSSPKKSRKESSIFVQNNYDTCSSNNIYEKKTCSNTSASSEKKYNKKEQSLCSDINNSNKVNIEGLKINEKNYDRINNSEEETNINDDNDDNDDNDDNDDNDDNDVDDHNDDNDNNDRNDDNYDDDDDDEDVDDFEDIKENDEYKDPTYSDIYKEAKKCNIRCENNMNSSVNKNNLEEMNECEQTNSSDNSIISSSSEEEEESCSDETDNDDNLYDEELNEIIDEGYFKELMPAIPHDILQSYISCLKICGFERQVQLHRLINLLGDLRDPISVIQILGLPGMGKTKVVKNFIKLTNVPYAYVNCLMAVYQSGRSAKNVIYHTILKDLSMNLLHEFNEYKRINNITNYSYDPTKLVPNHVSNTDNFFSILHKLLSFKPEDIENNTTTANTRSASNSKKKETKGKNDITNTHTNTNQNTNKNGKVECNNNNDDNNNNCNNVRFNSNKNYYKDKLYDRSVVFILDNIRYLVRTHPDLFYALTRIHEYIKGPYNDVTKANKTTRGLCIILINRSPLPDEIFDGLPQPPTVWFDSYTSEMCKNILYRLYNSMCFESLLTYNDKDLKIYFVKDNKNEFLIKRNDVILENDVIYDIWCRYVDYIINVSYKDYKSDFHELLFICSHMWPLFIKPILDGVLEPIVENMNALQRNIDTHIRVATYNHSSHFTFELIDSVFLNENNLKNKIDLSFYSKILLVGAYLASRNLPLTDKRFFNATVKGGAFTLPKKRKGKNKNESILTLISKSIPKNFTFIRWLCLTDCLLVCFFDEQLVLNSLICQQINTLIQLGFISFSSPNNLSCLVRNSLMNGVQWSGYCGSALLNTTTNFSSLTNNIFCETNNSMTYESLDPYTKLVIQVPEETIRNISKEMKIPLDELII; encoded by the coding sequence atgtataaaataaaaaataacgaAAGTGATATTAATTCCGATGATTGTAATGAAACAGCCCAGGAATGCATATATGGATTCAGCTCTCCAAAAAAGAGTAGAAAAGAATCATCTATTTTTgtacaaaataattatgacaCTTGTAGTAGTAACAATATTtatgaaaagaaaacatGCAGTAATACTAGCGCAAGCAgtgagaaaaaatataacaaaaaagaaCAGAGCTTATGTtctgatataaataattccaATAAAGTGAATATCGAAggattaaaaataaatgaaaaaaattatgataggATAAATAATTCTGAAGAAGAAACAAACATCAacgatgataatgatgataatgatgataatgatgataatgatgataatgatgataatgatgttGATGAccataatgatgataatgataataatgaccGTAATGAcgataattatgatgatgatgatgatgatgaagatgttGATGATTTtgaagatataaaagaaaatgatgaatataaagaTCCTACTTATTCAGATATCTATAAAGAAGCAAAAAAATGTAACATACGTTGtgagaataatatgaatagttcggttaataagaataatttagAAGAAATGAATGAATGTGAACAGACGAATAGTTCAGATAATAGTataatatcatcatcatcagaagaagaagaagaaagtTGTTCTGATGAAAcagataatgatgataatttatatgatgaGGAGTTGAATGAAATAATAGATGAAGgatattttaaagaattaaTGCCAGCAATACCACATGATATATTacaatcatatatatcttgtttaaaaatatgtggTTTTGAAAGACAAGTACAATTACATAggttaataaatttattaggTGATTTAAGAGATCCAATATCAGTAATACAAATTTTAGGTTTACCTGGTATGGGAAAAACAAAAGtagtaaaaaattttataaaattaacaaaTGTTCCTTATGCTTATGTAAATTGTTTAATGGCAGTTTATCAATCTGGAAGATCAgctaaaaatgttatatatcaTACAATTTTAAAAGATTTAAGTATGAATCTTTTACATGAATTTAATGagtataaaagaataaataatataacaaattattCTTATGATCCAACAAAATTAGTTCCTAATCATGTTTCAAATactgataatttttttagtaTATTACATAAACTTCTTTCTTTTAAGCCAGAagatattgaaaataatacaacTACAGCAAATACTAGGAGTGCCTCtaatagtaaaaaaaaagaaacaaaggGAAAAAATGATATCACAAATACACATACAAATACTAAtcaaaatacaaataaaaatggaaaagtAGAAtgcaacaataataatgatgataataataataattgtaataatgTTAGAtttaattcaaataaaaattattataaagacaaattatatgatagatcagttgtatttattttagaTAATATAAGATATTTAGTTAGAACACATCCTGATTTATTTTACGCTTTAACAAGAAtacatgaatatattaaaggtCCATATAATGATGTAACAAAAGCAAATAAAACCACAAGAGGATTAtgcataatattaattaatagaTCTCCATTACCTGATGAAATATTTGATGGACTACCTCAACCACCAACAGTTTGGTTTGATTCCTATACATCTGAAatgtgtaaaaatatattatatcgattatataattctatGTGTTTTGAATCTCTTTTAACATATAATGATAAGGATTTAAagatttattttgtaaaagataataaaaatgaatttcttattaaaagaaatgatGTCATTTTAGAAAATGAtgtaatatatgatatatggTGTAGATATGtagattatattattaatgtatCATATAAAGATTATAAAAGTGATTTtcatgaattattatttatatgttcacaTATGTGgccattatttattaaaccaATATTAGATGGAGTATTAGAACCAATTGTAGAAAATATGAATGCTTTACAAAGAAATATAGATACACATATTCGTGTAGCTACATATAACCATTCTAGTCATTTCACTTTTGAATTAATTGAttctgtttttttaaatgaaaataatttaaaaaataaaattgatctatctttttattctaaaattttattagtaGGAGCTTATCTAGCTTCAAGAAATTTACCTTTAACAGATAAAAGATTTTTCAATGCAACAGTAAAAGGAGGTGCATTTACAttaccaaaaaaaagaaaaggaaaaaataaaaatgaatctATTTTAACATTAATAAGTAAATCCATACCTAAAaattttacatttattaGATGGTTATGTTTAACTGATTGTTTATTAGTTTGTTTCTTTGATGAACAATTAGTATTAAATAGTTTAATATGTCAACAAATTAATACATTAATACAATTAggttttatttctttttcttcaccTAATAATTTATCATGTTTAGTAAGAAATAGCTTAATGAATGGAGTACAATGGAGTGGTTATTGTGGTAGCGCTCTTCTAAATACAACTACcaatttttcatcattaactaataatatattttgtgaaACCAATAATTCCATGACCTATGAATCTTTAGATCCATACACAAAGTTGGTTATTCAAGTACCAGAAGAAACTATAAGGAACATATCAAAGGAGATGAAAATACCCCTAgatgaattaataatataa
- a CDS encoding palmitoyltransferase, putative has product MKKTSKKSFLKLYKSFYILIAYIIIVQCIYLCNKFISTFQIKIRIISFLSFWFTICMIIWCHIKCLYTNPGFLNETFHIVSDNITEYDNNVKMCEKCNLLKIKRSHHCSVCDKCIMKMDHHCYWINSCVGLYNQKYFILLNFYILLLCFNIAFILLYKIITCFKMKNRAQKEMCIITRLDIYLIVINMICSLLFGMFSMIMLVDQYCAIKTNTTGIEVLKNIKGEEKPFQESLIEVFGQPFSYLWFLPVNKKLKKE; this is encoded by the exons atgaagaaaaCTTCGAAAAAATCGTTTTTAAAGTTATATAAatccttttatattttaata gcatatattataattgttcaatgcatatatttatgtaacaAGTTTATATCAACCTTTCA GATAAAAATTAGaataatatcttttttatctttttggTTTACTATATGTATGATAATTTGGTGTCACATTAAATGTCTTTACACAAATCCCGGATTTTTAAATGAAACAT TTCATATTGTTTCAGATAATATAACAGAATATGACAATAACGTAAAAATGTGTGAAAAATGTAAccttttgaaaataaaaagatctCATCACTGTTCTGTTTGTGATAAGTGTATTATGAAAATGGACCACCACT GCTATTGGATAAATAGTTGCGTAGGTTTATATAACcagaaatattttatactttTAAATTTT taTATTCTATTGCTATGTTTTAATATAGCTTTTATTCTcctatataaaattataacatgttttaaaatgaaaaataggGCTCAAAAAGAAATG tgTATAATAACAAGATTggatatatatcttatagta ataaatatgatatgTTCCTTATTATTTGGAATGTTCTCTATGATTATGCTCGTTGACCAATATTGTGCAATAAAAACAAACACAAcag GTATAgaagttttaaaaaatataaaaggagAAGAAAAACCTTTTCAAGAGTCATTAATCGAAGTATTTGGACAAccattttcttatttatg GTTTTTACCagtaaataaaaaactaAAGAAAGaatga